Proteins encoded by one window of Arabidopsis thaliana chromosome 2, partial sequence:
- the FUS12 gene encoding proteasome family protein (FUSCA 12 (FUS12); INVOLVED IN: cullin deneddylation, photomorphogenesis, protein catabolic process; LOCATED IN: signalosome, nucleus; EXPRESSED IN: 24 plant structures; EXPRESSED DURING: 13 growth stages; CONTAINS InterPro DOMAIN/s: Proteasome component (PCI) domain (InterPro:IPR000717), PCI/PINT associated module (InterPro:IPR013143); BEST Arabidopsis thaliana protein match is: non-ATPase subunit 9 (TAIR:AT1G29150.1); Has 881 Blast hits to 877 proteins in 239 species: Archae - 2; Bacteria - 9; Metazoa - 323; Fungi - 235; Plants - 190; Viruses - 0; Other Eukaryotes - 122 (source: NCBI BLink).) has translation MASDADMEDYGFEYSDEEQEEQDVDIENQYYNSKGMVETEPEEALSGFAEVVQMEPEKADWGFKALKQTVKIYYRLGKYKEMMEAYTEMLTYIKSAVTRNYSEKCINNIMDFVSGSASQNTGLLQEFYQTTLKALEEAKNERLWFKTNLKLCNIWFDIGEYRRMTKILKELHKSCQKEDGTDDQKKGSQLLEVYAIEIQIYTETKDNKKLKQLYHKALAIKSAIPHPRIMGIIRECGGKMHMAERQWEEAATDFFEAFKNYDEAGNQRRIQCLKYLVLANMLMESEVNPFDGQEAKPYKNDPEILAMTNLIAAYQRNEIIEFERILKSNRRTIMDDPFIRNYMEDLLKKVRTQVLLKLIKPYTKIGIPFISKELNVPETDVTELLVSLILDSRIDGHIDEMNRYLLRGDSGNGRKLHKAVDKWNSQLKSLSSNITSRVC, from the exons ATGGCTTCAg ATGCTGACATGGAGGACTATGGATTCGAGTATTCTGATGAGGAGCAAGAGGAACAAGATGTTGACATTGAGAACCAGTATTATAACTCTAAAG GTATGGTTGAGACTGAACCTGAAGAAGCACTTTCTGGATTTGCTGAGGTTGTTCAGATGGAACCTGAGAAAGCTGACTG GGGTTTCAAAGCTCTTAAGCAGACTGTGAAGATCTATTATCGTCTAGGTAAATACAAAGAAATGATGGAAGCCTATACAGAGATGCTTACATATATCAAGTCAGCAGTCACCAGGAATTACAGCgaaaaatgtataaacaaTATCATGGATTTCGTCTCTGGATCTGCTAGCCAGAACACTGGCCTGCTGCAAGAGTTCTATCAGACCACTTTGAAAGCCCTTGAAGAGGCTAAGAATGAG aGACTCTGGTTCAAGACAAATCTTAAACTCTGCAACATCTGGTTTGACATTGGTGAATACAGACGGATGACTAAG ATTCTGAAGGAACTCCATAAGTCTTGTCAAAAGGAAGATGGAACTGATGATCAGAAGAAAGGAAGTCAGCTGCTTGAGGTTTATGCAATTGAAATTCAGATTTACACTGAAACGAAGGACAACAAAAAGCTTAAG CAACTATACCATAAGGCACTTGCCATCAAGTCTGCCATACCTCATCCTAGGATCATGGGTATAATCCGCGAGTGTGGTGGAAAAATGCACATGGCAGAACGTCAGTGGGAAGAAGCAGCGACAGACTTCTTTGAGGCTTTTAAAAATTACGATGAAGCTGGCAACCAAAGACGTATACAGTGCCTGAA GTATCTTGTTCTGGCGAATATGCTGATGGAGTCAGAAGTGAATCCGTTTGATGGCCAAGAGGCAAAGCC GTACAAAAACGACCCTGAGATTTTGGCAATGACAAATTTGATCGCAGCATATCAACGAAATGAGATCATAGAGTTTGAGAGAATACTAAAG AGTAACCGGAGGACGATAATGGATGATCCATTCATCAGAAACTACATGGAAGATCTGCTGAAGAAAGTGAGAACACAAGTGTTACTGAAGCTGATTAAGCCATACACAAAGATAGGGATTCCGTTCATATCAAAGGAACTGAACGTGCCAGAGACGGATGTGACGGAGTTACTAGTGTCGCTGATACTCGACAGCAGAATCGATGGTCACATTGATGAAATGAACCGTTACTTACTGAGAGGCGACAGTGGCAATGGAAGGAAGTTGCATAAGGCGGTTGATAAATGGAACTCACAGCTCAAGtctctttcttcaaatatCACCAGCCGAGTCTGTTAA
- the CYP705A8 gene encoding cytochrome P450, family 705, subfamily A, polypeptide 8 (''cytochrome P450, family 705, subfamily A, polypeptide 8'' (CYP705A8); FUNCTIONS IN: electron carrier activity, monooxygenase activity, iron ion binding, oxygen binding, heme binding; INVOLVED IN: oxidation reduction; LOCATED IN: endomembrane system; EXPRESSED IN: hypocotyl, root; CONTAINS InterPro DOMAIN/s: Cytochrome P450 (InterPro:IPR001128), Cytochrome P450, E-class, group I (InterPro:IPR002401), Cytochrome P450, conserved site (InterPro:IPR017972); BEST Arabidopsis thaliana protein match is: cytochrome P450, family 705, subfamily A, polypeptide 9 (TAIR:AT2G27010.1); Has 32247 Blast hits to 32055 proteins in 1627 species: Archae - 48; Bacteria - 3264; Metazoa - 11460; Fungi - 6967; Plants - 9304; Viruses - 6; Other Eukaryotes - 1198 (source: NCBI BLink).), with protein MGEIMNVDFVNCLILILLCLLSILCYSFFFKKPKDGFNLPPSPPSLPIIGHLHHLLSLFMHRSLQKLSSKYGPLLYLHVFNVPILLVSSPSIAYEIFRAQDVNVSTRDFPTNEGSLFLGSFSFITAPYGEYWKFMKKLIVTKLLGPQALERSQRIRANEVERFYSNLLDKAMKKESVEIADEAMKLVNNIICKMIMGRTCSEENGEAERIRGLVTKSDALLKKFLLAAILRKPLKKIGITLFKKVFMDISLKFDEVLEKILVENEERLEENQQGTDIMDKLLEVYGDKTSEYKITRDHIKSLFVDLFFAGTDTATHTIEWTMAEIMNNSLILERLREEIDSVVGKTRLIQETDLPNLLYLQATVKEGLRLHPTIPLVLRTFQDGCTIGGFSIPKKTKLVVNGYAIMRDPDNWEDPLEFKPERFLASSRSSQKDAIKEEVLKYLSFGSGRRGCPGVNLAYVSVETAIGVMVQCFDWKIDGHKINMNEVAGKGTLSMAHPLKCTLVPRSVTPLTSK; from the exons ATGGGAGAGATAATGAACGTTGACTTTGTAAACTGTTTGATCTTAATCCTCCTCTGCCTCCTTTCAATCCTCTgttactctttcttcttcaagaaaccaaaggaTGGTTTCAATTTGCCACCGAGCCCTCCCTCTCTACCGATCATTGgccatcttcatcatctcctctctctttttatgcACAGATCTTTGCAAAAACTCTCCTCCAAGTATGGACCTCTCCTCTATCTTCACGTCTTCAATGTTCCCATACTCCTTGTCTCCTCTCCCTCAATAGCCTATGAGATCTTTAGGGCACAAGACGTAAACGTTTCCACTCGCGACTTCCCTACGAATGAGGGGTCTCTCTTCCTCGGATCATTTAGCTTCATTACCGCACCTTACGGAGAATACTGGAAGTTCATGAAGAAGCTCATCGTCACAAAGCTCCTCGGGCCTCAAGCACTCGAGAGGTCACAACGCATCCGTGCAAATGAAGTAGAGAGGTTTTACTCAAACCTATTAGATAAGgcgatgaagaaagaaagtgttGAGATTGCTGATGAAGCTATGAAGCTAGTCAACAACATAATCTGCAAGATGATTATGGGGAGGACCTGTTCAGAAGAAAATGGTGAAGCAGAGAGAATTAGAGGCTTGGTGACCAAGTCAGATGCCTTGTTGAAGAAGTTTTTGCTGGCGGCCATCTTGCGGAAACCACTTAAGAAGATTGGGATCACACTGTTTAAAAAGGTGTTCATGGATATTTCTCTCAAGTTTGACGAGGTGTTAGAGAAGATTCTTGTGGAAAACGAAGAGAGACTTGAGGAGAATCAACAAGGTACTGACATAATGGATAAGCTCTTAGAAGTTTATGGAGACAAAACTTCCGAGTATAAGATCACTAGAGACCATATCAAGTCCTTGTTTGTG GATCTTTTCTTTGCAGGTACTGACACCGCAACACACACTATAGAGTGGACCATGGCCGAGATCATGAACAACTCTTTGATTcttgagagattgagagaagaaattgattcTGTTGTAGGGAAAACAAGGTTGATTCAAGAAACTGATCTACCGAATCTCCTTTACTTGCAAGCAACTGTCAAAGAAGGGCTAAGATTGCACCCTACGATCCCTCTTGTGTTGAGGACGTTTCAAGACGGGTGTACGATCGGAGGCTTTTCTATACCTAAGAAGACAAAACTTGTTGTTAATGGTTATGCTATAATGAGAGATCCTGATAACTGGGAAGATCCACTGGAGTTTAAACCAGAGAGGtttctagcttcttcaagatcaAGCCAAAAAGACGcaataaaagaagaagttctAAAATATCTTTCATTCGGAAGCGGAAGGAGAGGATGTCCTGGAGTGAATCTAGCTTATGTGTCTGTAGAAACCGCTATTGGAGTGATGGTGCAATGCTTTGATTGGAAGATCGACGGACATAAGATCAACATGAATGAGGTTGCTGGTAAAGGAACGTTGAGCATGGCTCATCCTCTTAAGTGCACTCTTGTTCCTCGAAGTGTAACCCCATTAACTTCAAAGTAG